The Solanum dulcamara chromosome 6, daSolDulc1.2, whole genome shotgun sequence genome contains the following window.
CTCATAGTTCTTAACGTGTTGATATATTCTCAAATCATTTGTCAAAATCAAACAAGGAATATAGTAACATGAATTAGAAGGTGAAGAACAAGATGTTATTGAGAGTTTAATGTAGGTGCGGTAAAACATGAGTTTACCATCTGTAGTTGCTCATACCTATTAGCATCTGATACTTTGTGAGAACATGTtgtctctaatttttttttaaaaaaattggataCATTTTTGGAATGAAATTAACATGGTCAACTGGTGCGAAATGGTTTAGAAAGAATCGGATTTTAAGTATGacagaattatatatttttgttctaaTTTGCTtacacttattttattttccgTCTATGATGAACAAACACTTATTTTATCTTCCCCTTAATAAATGTGTAGGTTGTATACAATGCCAACAAGTTGACAACACTAGTCaatgagaagaagaaaaagcagAATTGGCTTGACTATTATCAACTCAAGTATACTAGAAATCAGTCCAAAAGGCCAATATCAAAGGTATTATTAATAGGTTATTTTTGCACTTGTATTAGCTAGTAGTGATTGTGAGGAGAAATGCCATTTCTCACATCTCCATTACTAACATCTAATGAGGAATGTTATTTCTATTAAACAGACTGGTTTTCTTGGCTTATGCGGCAAGACTGTTGATGCAATTGATTTCAATAGTTCTGAAATTGAAAGGCTCTCAAAAGAAGTAAGTACACCAACAGTATGTTTTTTACATAGTTTAGGTTTTTGTGTACTGTAACTGCGTCATTATTTACCTCTTTTAGGAGGGACTGTCCTTTCTTGCATTCTTATGCTTCTGCCTCTCTTATTTTGGTGTATGTATAAAGTGGGAATTCAAaaccataaaaaatattttatcagaTAGTTGTGATCAAGTCAGATTGTCTATAAAAATAAGAGGTAATCAGTTTAGTTGGTTGAATATCAAGTTACAGGGAGAGTTCTTTGGCGTCTCAAAAAGATTAGGTGAATAATCCACTGAAGTAACATAGTGATAGCTACATGTGAGAGAATGAATATTATGGTCACTCACACATCACCACTTTGTATTGTGTTTATGTCAGATATCTGATGAGAGAATGAATATTATTGGGAGCACCAAGTACATTATGCCAGCAGCATTTGTTTCCTTCAAAACAAGATGGGCAGCTGCTGTTTGTGCACAAACACAACAAGCCAGAAATCCAACACTGTGGTTAACTGAGTGGGCTCCGGAGCCCCGTGATGTCTACTGGGATAATTTGGCAATTCCTTATGTTTCACTGTCAGTCAGAAGGCTTATTGTTGCTGTGGCATTTTTCTTCCTTACGTTCTTTTTCATGATTCCAATTGCGTTTGTACAGTCCCTTGCTAATATAGAGGGAATAGAGAAAGCGTTACCTTTCTTGAAATCCTTAATTGAAACGtgagtttcttcttcttcacactgTTTCCTCTCCAGTTCATTTGAGATAACTTGActtatatagtttttgaataccACCTTTGGCAAACTGAAAAAGTATGCCATAGCAATATTGCTAAGAGTATTTATACTGAATGATGCTTTTCCATGCAGTAATGCTGTAAAATCCTTCATCCAAGGCTTCCTCCCTGGAATCGCATTGAAGATTTTCCTTATCTTCCTACCTTCAATATTGATGCAAATGTCAAAATTTGAAGGATTTGGTTCCATATCAGCTCTTGAAAGGAGATCCGCAACAAGATATTATATTTTTCAGTTTGTTAATGTATTTCTCGGAAGCATCATTACTGGGACCGCATTTCAGCAGCTAAATAACTTCCTGCATCAGTCAGCAAATGAGTATGTCCTCTataatttcatctttaattaTCCAATGCAAAATGCTTCCTTTGATAAACAATATTCTGCAACATTCTTTCAAAttgattgaagaattttcttgTTTTCATTTATGTTGTCTGTCTTCAGCTTTATCTATCACAACCGACCCGAGAATTTTGTCCACCTTATTTATGCAGTTCATGTCCCTTTCTCTTCTTGTGAGGTGTGACAGAAATTCAGTAAATTCTCTAGTTGTCCCACCACTCTTGTCTCATGCATAAAATGTGGGTGAACATAATGATCTTGACAAATGACATGTTTATATGTAACTTCTTAAATTGATAGATAGAGCTGCTATTTCATTTGCCAATCCCATGCCTCTATTTCTTCTACTCTTTAATCTCAACTTTCATAAAGAAGAGCACGAAATATTCCACTCTGGTTTGCTTGTGCTGATTATGAAAGATCAGACAGTTAAAAGGTTGTGTGGTTTCTGATGCAGAATACCAAAGACAATCGGTGTATCCATTCCGATGAAGGCAACCTTCTTCATAACTTACATAATGGTGGATGGGTGGGCCGGAGTTGCTGGAGAGATACTTAGGTTGAAGCCATTAATATTCTTTCACTTGAAAAACTTCTTCCTGGTGAAGACTGAGAAAGACCGAGAAGAGGCCATGGATCCAGGAAGTCTCGGGTTCAACACTGGTGAACCTCAGATACAGCTTTATTTCTTACTAGGCCTTGTTTATGCTGTTGTGTCACCGATTCTACTCCCTTTCATCATAGTATTTTTTGTCCTGGCATATGTTGTATATCGACATCAGGTAAGCTTAATTaatacttttgaaatgactttttCTTATATAATTAAGTTTTTCAAAAGGATTTCTTCCAGTGAAAAAAGCATCCATGCAAAAACTTAATAAATCTCTGGTTTTTGATTTTTGTTATAGTCACATGGTAGTTCTAAGTGTacattatgcatgattttatgtGTATCCAAATGTTGGTTGTTCTTTTGATTGAAGATGATCACTTTGAAAGTACATTTTACCCGGCTTGAGACTAATTGGACTATTATTTATTACGTGATCATCTCCTCAGTTTTTATTATTCATTTAGTTTTTGGTTCTCAGTTTATATAGTATGTCAGCCATCTGTATAATTTTGTGTTTGCTTCCCCTTATACATGTGCGAAACGATTTTGCAATTCTATGTGAACTTATGAAAACCTGATCTTTGATATTTTTGTTTGCCTGTAGATTATAAATGTGTACAATCAGGAGTATGAAAGTGCAGCAGCATTCTGGCCTGATGTACATGGTCGCATCATAACCGCGCTGATAGTCTCTCAATTGCTTCTAATGGGATTGTTAAGTACAAAGGAAGCTTCTAATTCGACTCCACTGCTAATTACACTCCCTATACTAACCATATGGTTCCGTTTCTTCTGCAAAGGTCGTTATGAGCCAGCTTTTGTCAGATATCCGTTGCAGGTATTGCAGCTGTCTAttgctttctttttttctttgtatGATCTATGGCCAATTTGAGGCAGTATGTGATTTTTCCTATGGCATCTCTTTCTTGATTGATCAATATTAGGAAACAGTGAGGAAAGATACGCTAGAACGTACAAAGGAGCCAAACTTCAACTTGAAAGAGTTCCTTCAGAATGCTTATATCCACCCTGTTTTCAAAGGTGAAGAAGATAGTGAAATTGATGCAGCCAGCGAGGATGGGGAGCTTGAACCTTCGCTCGTCCAAACAAAACGCCAATCGCGTTTCAACACACCATTGCCAAGCAAAAGGAGCGGTTCATCTCCTCCATTGTTATCTGATTTTGATGCAACTACACGAGTATAGTTAGAAAAGTCTCTGATTTTATAAGCAATACATTTAGCATCTCACAGATAAAGCTAGCCAACTTGACAAAAGCAGCTTGGCAGGATTATGCTTCGTTGAAAcatgcaagttttttgtgtgctGGCAGAAACCTGTTTGGCATTGCATGTTTTTTCAAGGTTACAGAGTTGTTTAGTTTTGTACATAACCTTCTTGGTTCTCATTTACTTTGTTGTATTTCTTCTGATTCCTGTCCTACAATCAGCTGTTAAAAAAAAGGGCATAGAAAGGAAATGATCATTCCTAGTTTAGTTTTGAAGTTCTTTTGTTGGCATTTTGcacttcctcttctttttttgagtTCCTTTTTCTTTGCCTCTGCTGTCACTGAAAAGTACTTTTGtccaagaaaagaaaacattaCGCCACTAGTGGAAATATTCATTCGATAAATGAGGAATAAGGTTTATAGTTACTAACAGGATGGTGAAAACTTGAGCATATCGTAGTCTGATTGGTTAAGTTTTCAAAATCTgcttattttgaatattttttttgttaaagtgctttctaaaacaaaaaaatacttttaaagaATTGTAATTTGTGCAATTTGAAAAGCATAGTTTTTGCTACCACTCAAAAATGCTCAATTTATCTCTAAAAGCTTTGTCAAACACCTCaatctttcaaaataaatacttttgaCATCCTAAAAACTTGGTCAAGCATGCTAACTTGTAGTCCCTCCCTTTGCTTCTACTTACTCACTATACTAAAACTATTCAATTTTACTTGTCCACTTTAACATATTACGAGAAATACAAGTTTTTTCTTGTTTTACCTTTAATATGTTACTTGTTTCTCATTTTCAAGACTATTGAGACGACATACCAATTAAAATGAGTATAtttgtaaaatatatattttatctatTATTTCTTAAAAGAAATGCAAAGTTCGAATGAGTAAAAGTGAACAAAAGGTGTAGAGATTTTCAGTTTTTCTCAGAGTTCGAATGAGTAAAAGTGAACGAAGGGTGTAGAGAAATTTCAGTTTTTCTCAGACTAATCACTTGGCACTAACAAAGAGGTCAGAGGAtccccaaaaataataattttgatttaTCCTAAATGTCTTCTAAACAAATTGAATGAACTACTTCCAGTGCCCTGGGTCTCCCATAAGATTTGTTGCAAAAATActtctccaaaaaattgcatatTCACATATTAATCTTATCAATAGGAATAAGTGAGATCAATTGTGAATATATTATCTAAATCAAGATAAACTTTATCATCTTCATGAACGGTATATTTTTCAAACATATGAAATGATATATTACAGGCTTCTTACAGCAGAAACAGATGATGACTTGTAACATACAGAATCAGATAACCAGTTTGATTCATCCTCAGCATACAACATACAAACATATCACTTCACCCATATAATTATGAACCACCACACCTTGTTTACTCCTTGCTTTCTTCAGAGCACAGTAGTTATTGTATATAATCCTTTGATCATGCGCCAAAGAAGCGAGGATAAATATATCTGCCTTGAGCATCGATCACTGTTCTTGTCGTCTGCCTCCTCAACCCATCAGCCTAAATCAATGTTGTTGAAACTATCGTGCATCTATATATCAACATCCTCCTGATAAATTATGTACACCTCGAGAATCAACTGACCTCAAGAAGTCAGGTTTAGATGTCGACTTTGACGGGAGATGAAAAAGATTTCCCCTCTTAAGAAGTAAATCAATGAGCAAACAATGAGCTGCTACACATCAGCAACCCACTTACTTCTGAGTGAACCATGGTTCATATGTCAAGAAAAGAAGTAACCCCTGCAAGGTGATATATTGAAAATTCTCCTCGGGGCGCAAGTGCACATACATGGCCACAAAGAAGAGCATTTATATTTCTTGACTCAGACCCAGGGTATCAGGAAATTCTGGAAGCACTGGAGTAGGTAACTTGCAGGTTTTTGTTTTTTCCTTCAAGGGAAGGAGTTTTCCCAGATGTAAACTCCTTATGATCCAGTAAGCTGACTGCacaaaatgaaaaacaaaaaatgaaGTGTATATGGTAAGGTAGAGCTAAAAAGAAGAGATTTAAATGCTCCAAAACATCAGAGCATCAACGGCTCATCCATAGCACACTTTTATGCAAGTTGGAGCTTAATATACTTAAAACTAAATAATTCAATTAACCAGCTAGCCTACATAATTAAAGAAGGGTCTAACTAACCGTAATCGGTATGTTCCCTTCCGAGGCGCAATGCTTCAGGTGACGTGATGCACTACGCTCATTCTCAGTAATAATGACTCCAGTTACAATCTTCTCACCGTCACAATTTTGAACCAACTCGAGAAGTGTTTTGAAAACTTGCCCACCACCATGCTGAGTGCCCCggaaagaagaaaaaggggtATCATGACATGAAAGCTTGAATGACAACAAAGTAGCCACTCTAGGAACACTATCACACGGATTTGACTGAGAAACTAAAGACCAACAAAGACGAACAAGAGGATTCTTGTAATGTTATTATTGACAAGAATTACTACATTTATATTGAagtcatataaataaatatgtttacaAGTAGTAATAAGCTAAAGCAGAAAAATTCCCTGATAATTTCAAGGATGTGAGAAGAGATATATTAGATTCTGGCTAAATCTTGTCAAAGATCAGTTCAATTGACATTAAGCCTTCAATTTTTCCATGGGTTAAAAGAAGGGGCTCATAGAATAACATTTTGTTGAGCTGAGGTTGAGGGAAAcataaatcaatattttttgctGAATCATCTAAttggatttgattttttttctaattaatttctTATGTATTAGCAATAATGATAGTAACTCTCCAACGGAAacaggaagaaagaaaaaacatatTATTCACAAAACCTATAAACCTAATGACGTATACTTCACAGAAATAAGAATAACTTATCTAAGAAAAACTCGAATTTTCATCTATCTCATGTGTCTATCAGATCAATTTGATATTCTTTGATGTGCTTTTTTCTGTTCTTCGAGCTTATAGACGTTCTTATTTTTTGATTCAGAAGAAAAGTTCAGTTCAACCCTACATTTGATCAACAGAGACACTATGACGCTTGAATCAAGCACAAAAAGGGAAAACTTGACAATTTGACGGGAATCTACAGCTCTCAAGCAATGAATTTATCTTGTGGAAAAGGGAAGAGTAatcaagtattttttttctttctttcttggtGCCAACTTCGACAGAGAACTATAAATACAAGCAAACTTGGACACGTACTGGTTATTCACATAGTGATGCTTCTTTAATTATTAAATGgaattaaaacttcctatattTCAAACCAAGTACACAAAACTTGTTAAAGGAGAAAGCACTTGGTTCATTCAACTGAACAAATTCTGAGATCTATGGGACACAATCATaagaatttatttattcataacaTAGACCAGAGTagttttcactcttcttttccctttttttctctttttgtttaaCATTTTTAGGAAACTGGCACTTgaaataggaaaagaaaaatgGAGTAATACGAGCAACTGAGCAAGAGAACAGCAAGAAAATAGAGAAGACAGTAGTTAGACTTCAAAAACCAAACTACCTTGATAATTTTAGCCATGTCGGTGCAGAAATTCCTTTCACCGTGAAGCATGATGCCTAGATTGTCAAAGATAGGGCTATGACTATTGTTTTCGACTGAACTTCCGACAGCAATAAACCTTTTGCCAACAATTTTTTTAACAACCATGTACCTGAAAAAAAGTAAAGATGCAACTAATCATGAATAAGCAAGTTATCAGGATCAACAACAGGAACAATTCAAAAGGAAAATGTAACTTGTGCAGTCTAACACCCTTCATCATGTTTTCCTAATCAAATAAGGAAGAGAACCATTACTTAGAATTAACATTAGCAATAATTGAAACTAAGTTACTtacaacaaagaaaaggaaCATGCCtagagaagatttttcaaatCAGCAGGATCCTTTTTTTCCAGATTAATCAAATAAGCATGGTCATTGAAACTGAGTACTTAATAAAGAGTTTAACTGCTTCAGCATAACACGTTGAGTAGATTTAGTCCATGAGATTGCAGTTTTCCATCTCTTAATCTTTAAGCAAATACATGTGGAGCTTTCACAAATCTAAATACAATATCTAGCTTGTGTAAAGCAATATGCTACCATTAACAAAGTCATatttatgttttgaatttttatgCACACTTCCTCACTGTGGAGATTGAACTATAAATCACTTTTTGAAGAtacacaaaaaagaaaaagggttAACTAGTCAGCATTTAATGCATTCAAAGAAGAATGTATAGACACAAGAAGGCACTAATCCTAGTATTTGGAAGCATATTGTTTCTTGCTATAAGCTGGATAAGTAGGAAGAAAAGTTTACTTTCTCAAAAGAGGGGAATACAACTTTTGTACAGGTAACACCGAGAATCCCACTAACTATATGTATTTGTTTTCTGGTATAGGTCAATAAATGATTGGAGAAACTACTGAGGGATTTTTTTGTCGGATGTCACAAATAAGAACAGGAGTATCTTCGGCTTAAATGTGAGAGGGTTCCATCCCTATGGAGATAGGAGGTTTGGGTATTCAAAGATTGGAGATCTTTATCTGAGAATTGCTGGTAAATGTTCATGGAGGTATGCAAGTGAAGATGGGACATATTATTAAATTCAGCTGAAATGTGGATTAATACAGCTGGAAATTAGCTGTCACATCAGTTGGTTACTGTTAGTTGTAACTAACTCATTCTGTTAGAGTTAGTTTGTTAAGTAGGAGTAAGTCTGTTAAGTGTACTTCGTTAGCACTATACTACACATGATTTGTATTGTTGCATTGTATAAATACTCCCACTGTGGGTTCAATtgatatatacaaaaataattcttcttcttctctaatcGAGTTCTCTGCAACTCTCTAAATGTAGCCCAGTTAGATCAAGTTAGTTTTCAGCTTAGTTGATAGATtctaacatggtatcagagctcaagATTTTCACACACAAGTCAAATTGATTTCTTATTAAAGCAATGAAATCTTTCAGAACTACAATGACTTCACTCTTAGAATGAATCAGACATATCCATGTGTATCTACTATGATCATCTACTATAGTAACAAAGTAGTTCTTTCTGTCATGAGTAGGCTTGCTATAAGGTCCCCAAACATCAACATGACTAAGTCTTTTACTGTTACTTATAGGAAATTTCAATCTACATTGCTTTGCCAAAGGACAAATCTCACAGTTGTGTGACACATTCTTGTCTGAGAAATGCTTTAATGACTGAATATCTTGCATTACTCCAGTTGATGGATGTCCCAATCTGAAATGCCATAGCTTTGCATCTGCATTGTCATTCTCAGCAACTACTGCATTTATTGTGGATTTTATTGATTCCTTCAATATGTACAGGCCTTCCTTTTCCCTACCAATCCCCAACACCTTGCCATTGAAgagtccctgaaacacacagAAATCAGGGAAAAAAGAGACTGAACAAGAGAGTTCCCTGGTTAATTTGGAGACTGATAGTAAGCTGAACTTGAAGTCTGGTACATATAGAACATTCTTAAGTTCATGACCTTCTAAGATGTTGGTAGTTCCTGTACCTTTGATATCACATCTATTCCCTGTTGGAACTTGAACTCCACAAGAATCACCATCTTTTAATCTTCTAATGGTAGTTAACAGATCCTCATTAGGTGTAGTATGATGTGTTGCTCCACCATCAACTatccattcataaattttacTTGCTTTGGACAATAAAGAGGTGATACCTGACATGTTAGCAACACAATCTGATGTTCCTGTTCTATCCATCTTGTCAACTAGATCCTGATATTGAGTTGGTGACATATGTGTTGAAGTTGCACTATTGGGAAAAACATCAACATTCTTTGTCAGGTGTGCATTTGCAGGCTTGAAGTCATGCTTGAAATCATCAGATCCTTTCCTCTTGCTCTTGAAATCTGGAGGATAGCCAACTAACCTATAACAATCAGCCTTAAAGTGACCTTTAAATCCACAGTGATCACAAATTGTTCCAGAAGGTACAAACTTCTTTGGCTTTGATATGTATCCCTGAGTCCTGCCTGCTAGAAGTGTTAAAGCATCTCTGGTCTTGTCCATAACTCCCAATGCTCTTTGGCTTTCTTCTTGTGCTGCAACAGCATATGCTTCATTGACAGTCACCACAGATTTTCTAGCCAAAATATTACTTCTAATATTCCCAAAGCTTTCATTCAATCCCATCAGAAATTGAAGTAGTCTTTGTGACTTCAGATGCTCCATATAGGAAGCTGAATCTGCACAACTACATCCAGGTGATGGAATCATTACATCCAACTCAGACCATAGATCCCTCAATTTCGAGTAATATGAAGTAACAGAGTCAGTTCCTTGTTTCAAAGTGGCAATTTCAGACCACAAATGGTAGGTTCTCATGAGATCTGATCTATCAAATCTTTCTTCAAAATCTGCCCAAACTTTCTTTGCATTCGAAGCATACATGATTCCTGGTAACAATTCACTTGTAACGGTGCTTGCAATCCATGACAACACTATCGCATTGCATTTTTCCCATTGTTCTTCTAATGCTCCTTTGTAATCTCCTTTTGCACAGGATCCATTAATGAATCCAAGCTTTCCTTTTCCCCTGAGAGCCAGCTTCATTTATCGACTCCACAGAGCATAATTTTCTGGTCCTGTCAACTTGATTGGAATGAGAACAACTCCAGGTGTATCAGATGCCTGGAGATATAGTGGATGATTGTGATTTAGGGCTGTTACTTCATTTACTTCATTTGGCGCCATTGCTGCTTGTTTCAGAAAGCTTCTCTCAGATCTTCACAGTATCTGTTCTTGTCTTCTTTTACGCAAATCACCAACATGGATAGTTCAGAAGGGAGGTGATGAGATGGCATGAACTTGTCAATGGGAATAAAGGAGAAACTGTACGTTCCATACTTGAATTTTTGGTTGGCAATGGGGATAGAGTCTGATTGTAGCTAGATGTATGGTGTGATAACAATACACTGACAGATGATTTACCGAGCTTATTGCATTTGTTTATTGACCAGTTGATCATAGTAGTTGAGACTCAACCACCATGAGATATAACTCCCAGAATACCTCTAATTCGTATGGGAGTATTATGAGGTGGAGCCATTCCTACTGAGATCATACAGCCCTACACAATATAGCTCGAGTTCTTACAGCCTTTAGTCCGAAGTAGCATCATCAAGACTATCTTACCCCGTAGCTAAGGAAGTGAAGAGGAGCTTTCTTAGTTGCCTAGGGAATCATATAAAGACGGAGACAAGCATCCTCAAGGACTTCTCAGTCTAATCTTAGAGTGAAGAACAAGAGAGATTCCAGACCTATATGGAAAGTCGTAGGGAAATCTGAGGCCATGAAGAAGGTGGCTTCACTTGGTATGCAGCTTGGGGTGTGTATGtttggggtgggtgggggggggggaggtggactattttaaccaaaaaaaacataAGAAGCAGATGCATTCTTAGTTGGCGTTGCTTTTGCTAGAAACCTGGGGAGGATGTGAACCACCTTCATGCATTTTTTGACTTTGCTTCAGAAATGTGGTCATAGTATATATGATTTTCAACATTCATTTGTTACTTCCTAATTCAGTTAGCAAGTTGGAAAAGTTATGGAAAACCACAATTTTTTTGCATTTTGCGGTTAATATAGAGAGGAAAGAGAAAAACAGGAGAACTTTTGAACAAGTAGAGACTCCATTACCTATGGTCAaaagtttcttttattttccttgTAATATTTGTGCAATGTGGAAACACTTGTATGGATAGTTTTTAGACTTTTGGGAGGCTTAATGTACATTACTACAACTCCTTTTGTAAAGTTAAAATCTTGGTGAAAGAGAAGGCCCCACAATCATACCATGGAAGTCAAAATAACATGTTTCCTTTGGATAAACACACCATAGGCCACATCCTACACCTTAAACCCACTCCCAGTGTTGATGAAGATGTCTGGGACTGAGCACATGGCCCTTTACGAAGTAGGTTTGGGAATGATGTTTTTGACTGCTCTTTTGGTATCTATTTTGCCTTTAACTCCCAAAGCAGTCTAGAAGTCCTTTTGGATTATTCACACCTTTAATTTACTATCCGATGTTGGGCTCAGGGGTTTATCTTGAAGAATGAAGTGGTAGGAAAGGTGGAGAGGGAGTCCTTTAGTCTTATTAGTTTTGTAATATGCTAAAGTATATGTAGCATGAACAGTGATCCTTCCCAGTGCCTGAATTAATTTAGTTCAAAGATTGATAATGTGAAAACAGATCATTGGAGGTATAGGAAGAAtgcccggtgcactaagctccCGTTATGTGCAGGGTCCGAGGAAGGGCACGACCACAAAGGTCTAttatacgcagccttaccttgcatttctgccagaggctgtttccaaggcttaaacccgtgacctcctggtcacatggaaa
Protein-coding sequences here:
- the LOC129893292 gene encoding CSC1-like protein At3g21620; the encoded protein is MATLTDIGVAAAINILSACIFLIAFAFLRIQPVNDRVYFPKWYLKGLRSSPLHSGTIVNKFVNLDFRAYLKFLNWMPAALQMPEPELIDHAGLDSAVYLRIYLIGLKIFVPIAFIAFSVMVPVNWTNHTLEHSNLTYSDLDKLSISNIPLGSQRFWTHLVMAYIFTFWTCYVLKREYEIIASMRLHFLATERRRPDQFTVLVRNVPPDPDESVSELVEHFFMVNHQDHYLTHQVVYNANKLTTLVNEKKKKQNWLDYYQLKYTRNQSKRPISKTGFLGLCGKTVDAIDFNSSEIERLSKEISDERMNIIGSTKYIMPAAFVSFKTRWAAAVCAQTQQARNPTLWLTEWAPEPRDVYWDNLAIPYVSLSVRRLIVAVAFFFLTFFFMIPIAFVQSLANIEGIEKALPFLKSLIETNAVKSFIQGFLPGIALKIFLIFLPSILMQMSKFEGFGSISALERRSATRYYIFQFVNVFLGSIITGTAFQQLNNFLHQSANEIPKTIGVSIPMKATFFITYIMVDGWAGVAGEILRLKPLIFFHLKNFFLVKTEKDREEAMDPGSLGFNTGEPQIQLYFLLGLVYAVVSPILLPFIIVFFVLAYVVYRHQIINVYNQEYESAAAFWPDVHGRIITALIVSQLLLMGLLSTKEASNSTPLLITLPILTIWFRFFCKGRYEPAFVRYPLQETVRKDTLERTKEPNFNLKEFLQNAYIHPVFKGEEDSEIDAASEDGELEPSLVQTKRQSRFNTPLPSKRSGSSPPLLSDFDATTRV